A genomic region of Rhipicephalus sanguineus isolate Rsan-2018 chromosome 1, BIME_Rsan_1.4, whole genome shotgun sequence contains the following coding sequences:
- the LOC119385839 gene encoding uncharacterized protein LOC119385839 codes for MANRPTDRSFKNQRESLRATRNEAAALVPLSRRLEQDLLSLVCEKKRDDQASGRERFSSPVRSRQKGGNSRERRDSGDQQERRRRRKGSLPRRRIKSSSPSSSSSSDRSRRERRRRPRRR; via the exons AGCTTCAAAAACCAGCGGGAATCGCTTCGGGCCACGAGAAACG AAGCTGCCGCTCTGGTGCCGCTGAGCCGGCGCCTGGAGCAGGACCTGCTCAGCCTAGTGTGCGAGAAGAAGCGCGACGACCAAGCCAGTGGCCGAGAGCGCTTTTCGTCTCCCGTGCGATCGCGGCAAAAGGGAGGAAACAGCCGCGAGCGTCGCGACAGCGGAGACCAGCAGGAGCGGCGGCGGAGGAGGAAGGGCAGCCTGCCGAGACGCCGCATCAAGTCTTCTTctccgtcctcctcttcttcctccgacCGGAGCCGCAGGGAACGCCGCCGGAGGCCCCGCCGAAGGTAA